In Vitis vinifera cultivar Pinot Noir 40024 chromosome 4, ASM3070453v1, the genomic window TGCATATACCCAATTGCGGTGTCATGGAATGCCGGGGTGATCATAGAGCAGACAAGAAGAGTTCACTCGACTCTGCAGCCCTTGTCATGCTTCATGAGCTTCAACGACGGGGGAAGCTCATCATCCATGATTAATAAGTCATAACTATTCTTTAATCTTCTCTAACTAGAACAAACatgaaaatatcaaaagaaTAAGCCGACTACTAAAGTAGGATGGTCACAAGCTTATCATGTCAACATGAGGATGGAGCCATCTTAGTTTCCCTGTATGTACACATTGTGTCAGTGAAAGCCTGTGCAATTTTCAAGTTTTCATTCATTTGCTATAGGATTATACACACACTGAAAGCAACAGGTATAGCTGCTATATAACAAACACACAAAGTAGGAAACTTTTCCAATCTTCCTAGAAATATTGACTCAATATTCGTGTCTTTCACAACTGGGATCTCTCGATAATTACAGAATCTTACGCTCTAATCACCAGTTCATATACATTACTATTGTTGTCACCACTCACCCGtttcaacatttcaaaactCTTACGACTGCCTAAGAAATCGATGCGTTTGAAAATTGCATAACCTCTCTCCCCTGTCTCCTTGCTCGAATACACTGATCGGAGTCTGTCAGCATGCCTCGAGTCAGTATGAATGGCAGCTTCTATTTCATGAAGCGTCATGTTCTCCTGCAAGGAAGCAAAACACACCTCAATGAGTTGATGTGACCGCTCGGTTTGATGGAAAAAACAATTGTACATACCTGATAAAATGCATAGATATGGTCCAACACCTGCAGACAGGTAAAACCTTTACTGCTGAAAAACGTTCTTGAAGAAGGACCCATCTCAGCAAATCTGTCGACGGGGAGCAGTATAGTAAGGAAGTGGCCTTTGAATATTAGCTCAGCTTTCTCGCTGCAGAAAGAAGCCACACAATGAGCAAAATTCATTCAGACCACGGAGATGATGAATTTGAAGTTCCATTATTTAGTGCCAAAGACAAAGACCATTAAGTGCAGTTTTTTAGGGGAATTGTTCACTAACCTTTCTGTAAGTAGCCGGGAGAAGTTTGCAAAAGAGGCTTCTGACTCTTTGCCATCTCCTTTGGCATCAAAGAACACAGATGTTTGGTGTTCGCTAACATCTCCTACACTGGATGATTCTGTGTAAATAGAAGCAGTTGAGGTTGGCTCAGATATTGACCAGCAGATTGAATCGAGAAGGCTGCTTGGGTTTATTGGACGAATTGGGGTTTGACATGTCTGTAAGAACAGAATTCATGAACAAATTTGCTACAATTCAAACCTACATGAATAGTCAATTCATTAATGTATCCATATGTATGCATAAGACTAAGAGCCTTTGGAAATTGCATTTTCTGGGTAATTTGTACGATGTTTCTGAATTTGAAATAATCTAAACATCTTTACCTGCAATTCAAACAACCCAGATTAAGAAGATACATACACAAGGAAGAGGTGCAAATTGTTACCTGCATATACCGAGCACGGCGGTTTCTAACCCCTGCTTTCGCTAAACTCACAATCTCTTGCCTTTCTTCGTGGCTTGCTTTCTTTCTAGGACAGGGAGTGTCTTGAGGACCATTTTCCCTGTTCATTTCCTGAAAAATAAGTAACTGgataaaatcaatatcaatgatATCTATATCTaccaaataaaaagaattaactGGGAGAAGAGAATGCGGCCAGTAGAATTTCAAAAAAAGCAGTGCTTAGAGAATGCTAGAAGCCTTCAACAGGCAGTGAAGCAGGCTTGCAACCAAAGTTAGGGAGTTTTTGAAGCAGGAGCTGGTTAATAATGATGGATGGCCTGGAACAGTAAGATTTCAAGTATTAAGATATTAgagtttgagtttttatttCCTGATTTTGAAGTTCATATGTCCTGTCCTCAATTATAGAAATGTAAGATTAGAAAGGTTAACCCCATTATCATGGATTTACGTTTGGCTTCATTAACTTATGCATGAAAGAACTTCTAGAACTAGTAGCATTTATAGTCTACATCTTCATTTGATCAACTTATGATCCTTCAGAAGTGTGAGGTTTCAAACAGATTTTGCTAATAGCCATAGGCCTAGTGTCCCTCTATAATAATGTTAGGACAGTTAGAAAGCTAAAGATCAGATGATACCTCCAATTCAATTCCGTTTTGAACATTTTCAAGCACCATTCCAACCTGCCTAGCCAAATCAGCAGACATGTGAACAAGCCTTTGTGCATATCTCTCCTTTGCCGTTTTCAGAATCCACAGTGGCTGAGACACACCGTACATCAAATGAATTCCATGGTgacggtaatttaaaaaagaaaatacactCTACAAGCTCAATTACATGCATGAATGATTTTCATGTGGCACGTCATGCCATCATTACGGGCTATCCAAAATATATACAGCCAGCCCTGACTGGCCAAAACCCGATCTTCATGGATCTAGAGAATACAAAATGGTCactaataagaaataaaaacaaagtgtGGGAGCACTTACCGTAACAAGATTGTTGGAATGCCCAAGATATCTTTGTATAGAAGGCCCTTCACACACAACATAATTCGCATTGCAACCAACAAACCATTGGTCTACAAGCATGGCACCTCCTCTTGCAGCAGCCTCAACAACCTAACACATGTGTAAACCACAATGTCTCAGAGGGTTGTCCAAGCACCAATTTGGATATTACGGATGCTATTTCAGCTCAAATAAGGAGTAGCCAACTCTCACTAGCCTTAACATTACCATGAACATGTGAAACTTACACAAATAAGGAAACATGTTTCCAGTGAACCAAAATTACAGAGGATAACCAGATATTTCTCTACCTTATTCCGCAGCTCAGCTGAGATATCTGAATCAATGAACATTGAGTGACCAGATAGTGTTGAGTCCACACTTCTTTTAGACTCTCTCCCAGAGAACCACAAATGTGGGTCCTCGGTCATGACAGATTGCTTGGCATTTTCAAACATACCAGCAGGAAGGCAAGAATTTTCAGCACCAGAAAAACCAATGAGGCGATTCAATTCATCCATGCGTACACCATTTTCTCCCACATTCTTAACATAATAAAGGGATTCGCTCAATCTGACTGAAACAGGGAAGCAGTTGAGTCTCAGTGTAAAATGTTGTTGCACCAAATCCATGTAAGAAAAGACCCACTTCCCATAAGCAACTAAATTTATCATAACTAATCAGTACCAAACAAAGTGTAGTCAACTCTTACCGTTCCTTCGAACGCTATCTACAAACCATCCAAGTGTAACAACAAAAAGACCATTTTTTGATCCATGCTTCAGAGCATGGTCTAACTTGCGTCCACCAAAGCTGTAAAAAGTGTTAAAGAGTCCAAACGATAATGTTTCAAAGCACAACatgaaatcatagaaaacaACCTATAAGAGGTACGCCCATGGAATGATATTAGGTGATGATATGATGAGAAGCATCCACAGAACTAGACCGGGAATTCATCAAGTCCAACAAACAAATTAGATGATACAATCAACTCAGGATGCCTTTTCCTGTTACTACCCCAACCAAAAATGATCATCTAAATGTCTTACCAGACCTCCAAACTAATATCCACATGTTCTAAACAGGGAGAAGGAAGAGCATCTTCCATCTAAAATGTTAAATTATCACAAACATGACAACATCAATGCAATTCCAACATCAAGTTAAAGGATATTTGGACCACCAGATGGGTGCATTGAGGATGCAAATTAGGACTGTATTGGCCACCTAATCGCTCGGCGGCGTCCATCACTTGTTTCCTTGCTTCTGTTTCACCAAAAAACACAAACATGATTCAGTACTTGAATAATAATGACAAAAACAATCCATCCATTGCTCGATGGGGAAACC contains:
- the LOC100262753 gene encoding uncharacterized protein LOC100262753, which codes for MGGGGGGAGTVEVISSKGCSRLLVGISSSLPPMRGLKTFEPMSPASSSVGRSNGPFSGLVICVTGLSKEARKQVMDAAERLGGQYSPNLHPQCTHLVVQSFGGRKLDHALKHGSKNGLFVVTLGWFVDSVRRNVRLSESLYYVKNVGENGVRMDELNRLIGFSGAENSCLPAGMFENAKQSVMTEDPHLWFSGRESKRSVDSTLSGHSMFIDSDISAELRNKVVEAAARGGAMLVDQWFVGCNANYVVCEGPSIQRYLGHSNNLVTPLWILKTAKERYAQRLVHMSADLARQVGMVLENVQNGIELEEMNRENGPQDTPCPRKKASHEERQEIVSLAKAGVRNRRARYMQTCQTPIRPINPSSLLDSICWSISEPTSTASIYTESSSVGDVSEHQTSVFFDAKGDGKESEASFANFSRLLTESEKAELIFKGHFLTILLPVDRFAEMGPSSRTFFSSKGFTCLQVLDHIYAFYQENMTLHEIEAAIHTDSRHADRLRSVYSSKETGERGYAIFKRIDFLGSRKSFEMLKRVSGDNNSNVYELVIRA